In one window of Halocatena salina DNA:
- a CDS encoding serine hydrolase domain-containing protein, producing the protein MIRPSRRKVLATLGASAVGFVGCSASSSASTTSPKTTTPETATSTTTAEISTTGPPPAGVEAFEDAVPAFLRQWNIPGASVAVAKEGQLVFTRGYGLADKQCGAPVQPDSLFRIGSISKPVTAVVTLDLIERGQLALDDSVFEILDQFLPDDGPTDHRLTETTVRQHLRHTAGWDNAEIGFDPMFAPIQVAETEGVEPPASADTTVRFLTDQRLGYDPGTSYKYANIGYCTLGRVIEAVTDTAYESHVRENILSPLGISRMEIGATRLDDRLEDEVRYYGHETIESPFPGEGQVPRPYGAGHLPAHDANGGWVGSAIDLLRFVRGVDRRLGPRNLLTAETLDQMTARPNVPNWDGAQQFYGMGWGVIPNGDTAPTLWHDGSLPGSYGFLSHSGNNDLTIAALFNRRAPGRQLQTFTVQAQEMLLETLRNVSTWPDRDLFDQFP; encoded by the coding sequence GTGATACGACCGTCAAGACGCAAGGTCCTTGCTACTCTTGGTGCATCCGCAGTTGGATTTGTCGGCTGCTCAGCCAGCAGTTCCGCCAGTACGACCTCCCCCAAGACCACCACTCCTGAAACGGCCACATCCACGACGACGGCTGAAATATCGACGACAGGCCCACCGCCAGCGGGCGTCGAAGCCTTCGAAGACGCAGTCCCAGCGTTCCTCCGACAGTGGAACATTCCAGGTGCGTCGGTTGCCGTCGCAAAGGAGGGCCAACTCGTGTTCACCCGCGGATATGGGCTCGCCGACAAACAATGCGGGGCGCCTGTCCAGCCGGACTCACTGTTCAGGATTGGAAGCATTTCGAAACCAGTTACAGCAGTTGTAACCCTCGATCTCATCGAACGCGGGCAGTTGGCCCTCGATGACTCGGTGTTCGAGATCCTTGACCAGTTCCTGCCGGATGATGGACCCACAGATCACCGACTGACTGAGACGACGGTTCGACAACACCTTCGGCATACCGCAGGCTGGGATAACGCCGAGATCGGGTTCGACCCGATGTTCGCACCGATCCAGGTTGCCGAGACCGAAGGCGTCGAGCCGCCTGCCAGTGCCGACACAACGGTTCGATTTCTGACCGATCAGCGACTCGGATACGATCCCGGAACGAGCTACAAGTATGCGAATATCGGCTACTGTACTCTCGGCCGAGTCATCGAGGCAGTAACCGACACGGCCTACGAGTCCCACGTCCGTGAGAATATTCTCAGTCCCCTCGGGATCTCCCGGATGGAGATCGGTGCAACCCGGTTGGACGACCGCCTTGAGGACGAGGTGCGCTACTACGGTCACGAAACAATAGAATCGCCGTTCCCCGGAGAGGGACAGGTACCGCGTCCGTACGGTGCAGGCCATCTCCCGGCGCACGACGCTAATGGCGGATGGGTCGGATCAGCGATCGATCTACTGCGGTTCGTACGCGGCGTCGATCGTCGACTGGGGCCCCGGAACCTCCTTACCGCCGAGACACTGGATCAGATGACTGCCCGGCCGAACGTCCCGAACTGGGACGGCGCTCAGCAGTTCTATGGAATGGGGTGGGGGGTGATACCGAACGGTGACACGGCACCCACCCTGTGGCATGACGGATCACTCCCAGGAAGCTACGGGTTTCTGTCGCACTCCGGGAACAACGATCTCACGATTGCGGCGCTGTTCAACAGACGAGCCCCGGGCCGCCAGCTTCAGACGTTCACCGTTCAAGCTCAGGAGATGTTGCTCGAGACACTGAGGAACGTCTCCACGTGGCCCGATAGAGATCTGTTCGATCAGTTCCCATGA
- a CDS encoding glutamine synthetase family protein translates to MRTESIAADGGIDAEAQSVLDAIEENDVDFLRIQFTDILGTVKNVSIPASQAEKAFTEGIYFDGSSIEGFVRIQESDMRLKPDPNTFAILPWKTREDGTVSARLIADVMDASGSNFAGDPRHVLKRALKKAGNMGYTLNAGPEPEFFLFEEEDGRATTITHDAGGYFDLAPKDLASDVRRDIIYGLEQMGFEVEASHHEVAEGQHEIDFKYDDGLTTADNIATFRAVVRAIAAEHELHSTFMPKPIAGINGSGMHTHLSLFTEDGENAFHDADDEFNLSETADQFLAGILEHAPAITAVCNPTVNSYKRLVSGYEAPVYVAWSDVNRSALIRKPAARTPAASRIELRSPDPSCNPYLALAVMLQAGIDGIERGLTAPDPVRENIYEFDETAREEYGIDTLPANLGEAIDVLETDEVILDALGDHIAEKFIEAKRAEFDDYRAAVSEWELDQYLETF, encoded by the coding sequence ATGAGAACTGAAAGTATTGCTGCCGATGGTGGTATCGATGCCGAAGCACAGAGTGTTCTCGATGCAATCGAAGAGAACGACGTGGATTTTCTCCGTATCCAGTTCACGGACATCCTCGGGACAGTGAAGAACGTCTCCATCCCAGCGAGCCAGGCTGAGAAAGCGTTTACCGAAGGGATCTATTTCGACGGCTCATCCATCGAAGGATTCGTCCGGATCCAGGAGAGCGACATGCGGCTCAAGCCAGATCCGAACACCTTCGCGATATTGCCGTGGAAGACCCGCGAGGACGGCACTGTGAGCGCCCGGTTGATTGCCGACGTGATGGATGCGTCCGGGAGCAACTTCGCCGGTGACCCCCGTCACGTACTCAAGCGCGCGCTGAAGAAGGCAGGGAACATGGGCTATACGCTCAACGCCGGGCCGGAGCCGGAGTTTTTCCTCTTCGAAGAGGAAGACGGTCGGGCAACGACGATCACTCATGACGCTGGTGGGTATTTCGATCTCGCACCGAAAGACCTCGCAAGTGACGTGCGCCGGGATATCATCTACGGGCTCGAGCAGATGGGGTTCGAGGTCGAGGCAAGCCATCACGAGGTTGCAGAGGGCCAACACGAAATCGACTTCAAATACGATGACGGACTCACCACGGCGGATAACATCGCTACGTTCCGGGCGGTCGTGCGTGCGATCGCCGCCGAGCACGAGTTACATTCGACGTTCATGCCAAAACCTATCGCGGGCATCAACGGTAGCGGGATGCATACACACCTCTCGCTGTTCACCGAGGATGGGGAGAACGCCTTCCACGATGCGGACGACGAGTTCAACCTTTCCGAAACAGCAGACCAGTTCCTCGCCGGGATTCTGGAGCACGCACCCGCTATCACCGCGGTCTGTAATCCCACGGTGAATTCCTACAAACGGCTCGTGTCCGGCTATGAGGCTCCCGTGTACGTCGCGTGGAGTGACGTGAACCGGTCTGCACTCATCCGCAAACCCGCCGCGCGCACCCCAGCCGCCTCGCGGATCGAACTTCGCTCACCGGATCCCTCGTGTAATCCGTATCTCGCGCTCGCGGTCATGCTTCAGGCCGGGATTGACGGGATCGAACGCGGTCTCACTGCCCCAGACCCGGTCCGGGAGAATATCTACGAGTTTGACGAGACTGCTCGCGAGGAGTACGGCATCGACACCCTGCCAGCCAATCTCGGTGAAGCGATCGATGTTCTCGAAACTGACGAGGTCATCCTTGACGCACTCGGTGACCACATCGCAGAGAAGTTCATCGAAGCCAAACGCGCCGAGTTCGACGACTACCGCGCGGCGGTCTCGGAGTGGGAACTCGACCAATATCTCGAAACCTTCTAA
- the nasA gene encoding assimilatory nitrate reductase NasA, whose amino-acid sequence MSEWVPTTCMRCAVGCGHMHQGADIGYGIDIVRGDPAHPVNQGLACARGIRESKNPNGEWLTRPLVRSDGKLQQTTWDVALARTVAGLREAQSQGPDSVAVLGSGQQTNEAAYMLGKVARGGFGTRNYDANTTLCMASAVTAYYQAFGSDAPPCTYADIDTAEGHVIWGANPAVAHPVLFRWIRQAASENGELVVVDPVRSETAENAEHHVAPAPGKDLALARAVLAHIVETDRVDTAFVEAATDGFDALLSALPDAKTAASDAGVTMADVDLLATTLDHRTLIYWGMGINQHVQGTETSRALIDLTMATGNLRPGSGPFSLTGQANSMGTRICSSKGTWPGQRAFEAPYHRRIIADCWGIPVDRLPDDSGPGPVGILETNPDAIWTVATNPVAGMPDTDAARTALEDAFVVAQDAFHTETTAVADVVLPAATWGESEGTTTNMERTISRVRAATDLPTGVRTDLDLIATIGTRLFPEFIKDPSPDPSAVFDEFTALTEGTVADCSGITYERLEEEHAVRWPAPDEESTGGYRYYDDASWSFPTASGNAQFSIGQQEPLPEPTNDEYSLVLTTAREADGYNTGVRSRGGTSSELVARIHPDTVTLDNDRAIVASRRGSVTVRVDRDESIPRGMVWLPIHHPATNRLTLSDRDPQSNEPHFKQCAVRLAAPEAEVSPVTAD is encoded by the coding sequence GTGAGTGAGTGGGTTCCGACGACGTGTATGCGGTGTGCTGTCGGCTGTGGTCATATGCACCAGGGAGCTGACATCGGCTACGGCATCGATATCGTCCGGGGGGATCCTGCCCACCCGGTCAATCAAGGGTTAGCGTGTGCACGAGGCATCCGAGAGAGCAAGAATCCCAACGGTGAGTGGCTCACTCGTCCCTTAGTCCGCAGCGACGGTAAGTTGCAGCAGACAACCTGGGACGTGGCGCTTGCCCGCACAGTTGCGGGGTTGCGCGAGGCCCAGAGCCAGGGCCCAGATAGCGTTGCCGTCCTTGGCAGCGGCCAGCAGACCAATGAAGCCGCCTACATGCTCGGAAAGGTTGCCCGTGGTGGCTTTGGGACCCGCAATTACGACGCGAACACCACGCTCTGTATGGCCAGCGCGGTGACAGCATACTACCAAGCCTTCGGCAGTGATGCTCCGCCTTGTACCTATGCCGATATCGATACGGCTGAAGGACACGTTATCTGGGGAGCAAATCCCGCGGTCGCTCACCCGGTGCTGTTCCGCTGGATTCGACAGGCCGCTAGCGAGAACGGTGAACTCGTCGTTGTGGATCCGGTGCGCTCTGAAACGGCAGAGAACGCTGAACATCATGTCGCGCCCGCACCCGGTAAAGATCTCGCGTTGGCACGAGCAGTACTAGCTCACATCGTTGAGACTGATCGTGTCGACACGGCATTCGTCGAGGCAGCGACCGACGGGTTCGATGCTCTTCTCTCTGCGCTTCCTGATGCGAAGACGGCCGCTAGCGACGCCGGAGTTACGATGGCTGACGTGGACCTCCTCGCCACTACACTTGATCACCGGACACTCATCTACTGGGGGATGGGCATCAACCAGCACGTTCAAGGAACTGAGACGTCGCGGGCACTCATCGACCTGACGATGGCGACAGGGAACCTCCGGCCCGGTAGCGGGCCATTCTCGCTGACAGGACAAGCTAACTCGATGGGGACTCGAATATGCTCCTCGAAGGGAACCTGGCCCGGCCAGCGAGCGTTTGAAGCCCCGTATCACCGGCGGATTATCGCCGACTGCTGGGGAATTCCAGTCGATCGTCTCCCCGACGACTCCGGACCGGGCCCTGTCGGTATTCTCGAGACGAACCCTGACGCCATCTGGACGGTCGCGACAAATCCCGTCGCCGGAATGCCTGACACCGACGCCGCCCGTACAGCGCTTGAAGACGCGTTCGTCGTCGCGCAGGACGCGTTCCACACGGAGACGACCGCTGTCGCCGACGTAGTTCTCCCAGCGGCAACGTGGGGTGAGTCCGAGGGCACGACGACGAACATGGAGCGGACAATCTCACGGGTGCGGGCGGCTACCGACCTTCCAACTGGTGTGCGCACGGACCTTGACCTTATTGCGACGATCGGGACTCGGCTGTTTCCCGAGTTCATTAAGGATCCCTCACCGGACCCGTCGGCAGTCTTCGACGAGTTCACCGCGCTGACTGAGGGAACTGTCGCTGACTGCTCAGGGATCACCTACGAGCGTCTGGAGGAGGAGCATGCCGTCCGCTGGCCTGCTCCTGACGAAGAGAGTACCGGTGGCTACCGCTACTACGACGACGCGTCGTGGTCGTTCCCGACCGCCTCTGGCAACGCCCAATTCTCGATCGGTCAACAGGAACCACTTCCAGAACCAACTAACGACGAGTACTCGCTGGTACTGACGACGGCCCGTGAGGCTGACGGGTACAATACTGGTGTCCGTTCTCGCGGCGGTACGAGTAGCGAACTGGTCGCCCGTATCCACCCGGACACCGTCACACTCGACAACGACCGGGCCATCGTTGCCTCCCGGCGCGGATCGGTGACAGTCCGTGTCGATCGTGACGAGAGCATTCCCCGAGGAATGGTTTGGCTCCCTATCCACCACCCGGCCACCAATCGACTGACGCTCTCCGATCGAGACCCCCAATCCAACGAACCGCACTTCAAACAGTGTGCTGTCCGGCTGGCCGCACCAGAGGCAGAGGTATCGCCGGTGACAGCTGACTGA
- a CDS encoding MFS transporter: MSLVKMTKHRTLVLATVGFNFSFLIWFSFAPFTGPIADAFGLSLADIGILSSAAIWLAPLGRVLTGWLSDKFGAPTVFAIVLAYVGLFSMASAFAQSYTVFFVERLIVATAGITFVIGIQHVSEWFEEEQLGTVEGIYAGIGNAGAAAGALILPRVFPASWSGPLFQTNWRAAFFYTGVISTILAVAYYAFGEAAKSEEKRQATKESASFGGWVYTATRYGTVVLALAYVMSFGLELSMNGWLATYYREGFNTNNLVLASTFAAMFSIAAGLLRPLGGYVSDHLAREQRNILPVFTGRYREQWTFVSLCFIVLMMVGMTLAGLSGNVLLAVGAGFLVGMGCAMAEGSIFAQVPALFPNSSGAVAGVVGGVGSVGGIIYPLVYSASILPNLHVGYSIVAVSMIPIVLLTAWVFQPTVARVATEAGFVGEGEQPKTEPVSSRND, encoded by the coding sequence ATGAGTCTGGTTAAGATGACCAAACACCGGACGTTAGTGCTGGCAACCGTCGGATTCAACTTCTCGTTTCTCATCTGGTTCTCGTTTGCCCCGTTTACCGGTCCGATTGCTGATGCGTTCGGACTGTCGCTGGCGGACATCGGCATTCTTTCGAGTGCGGCCATCTGGTTGGCCCCGCTTGGACGTGTTCTGACCGGGTGGCTCTCGGACAAATTTGGCGCGCCCACGGTGTTCGCCATCGTGCTGGCCTACGTCGGGCTGTTCTCGATGGCGAGCGCGTTCGCCCAGTCGTACACTGTCTTTTTCGTTGAACGGCTTATCGTGGCGACGGCCGGTATCACCTTCGTTATCGGGATTCAGCACGTCTCCGAGTGGTTCGAAGAAGAACAGCTGGGGACTGTTGAAGGAATCTACGCCGGTATCGGGAACGCCGGAGCCGCTGCGGGGGCGCTCATCCTGCCGCGTGTCTTCCCGGCGAGCTGGAGCGGGCCGTTGTTCCAGACCAACTGGCGGGCCGCTTTCTTCTATACCGGTGTCATCTCCACCATCCTCGCCGTCGCGTATTATGCGTTCGGCGAGGCCGCAAAGAGCGAGGAGAAGCGTCAGGCGACGAAAGAGAGTGCGAGCTTTGGGGGCTGGGTCTACACTGCCACACGATACGGGACCGTCGTCCTCGCGCTGGCCTATGTGATGAGTTTCGGGCTGGAGCTGTCGATGAACGGGTGGCTGGCTACCTACTACCGCGAGGGATTTAACACCAACAATCTCGTGCTGGCGAGCACCTTCGCGGCGATGTTCTCCATCGCAGCGGGACTGCTTCGTCCCCTTGGAGGCTACGTCAGCGACCATCTCGCTCGTGAGCAGAGAAATATCCTCCCGGTCTTCACCGGCCGCTATCGCGAGCAGTGGACGTTCGTCTCGCTGTGTTTTATCGTCCTAATGATGGTTGGGATGACGCTAGCAGGTCTCTCCGGTAATGTATTGCTCGCGGTAGGTGCTGGCTTTCTCGTCGGCATGGGGTGCGCTATGGCCGAGGGGTCCATCTTTGCGCAGGTACCGGCACTGTTCCCCAATAGCTCTGGTGCTGTCGCGGGCGTCGTTGGTGGCGTTGGGTCTGTCGGTGGTATCATCTATCCGCTGGTGTATTCGGCATCGATCCTTCCGAACTTACACGTGGGCTACTCCATCGTTGCTGTTTCGATGATACCCATCGTGTTGCTGACAGCGTGGGTGTTCCAGCCGACGGTCGCACGCGTCGCGACCGAAGCTGGCTTTGTCGGCGAAGGCGAGCAGCCAAAGACGGAACCAGTATCTAGCAGGAACGACTGA
- a CDS encoding nitrite/sulfite reductase → MVHKKEDIKDELYGDAVREKLEEFAERGWTSIPEDEREEWFSRFKFWGVFHHRGGQESYFMLRLTNCGGILEPGQLQAIGEVARDYGQGPAANPEFGNGWIDLTTRQSIQLHWIKLEDIPEIWDKLEAVGVSSRSAGGDTMRNISGCPVAGKADEYIESRPLLDAIQESIRNDDELCNMPRKFNISVTGCREGCAQDSINDIGLEPAHKFIGDDDTKGFNVRVGGGLGGRNPRKARSLDLFIRPEHAVETVRAFVELYHEEGDRQNRSKNRARFFVDEWGPEKIRDALDERLDFDFEAAGTDFRGEYTYNAGRSSEQSAHDHVGVYDQTDGNNYVGLSVPVGRLPAKGAIELAGLADEYGSGEIRLTRRQNPLIMDVPDGKLDALLDEPLLETYSPTPNPFTQGAMACTGTEFCSLALTETKARMARLLRWLGENVEVPEDVDRIKLHFSGCTADCGQAMTADIGLQGMRARKDGQMVEAMDVGVGGGIGKDPSFIEWVRQRVPADEVPGMLRNLIEAFAALRTEGQPFREWIDATGHETIVELAKPEEVEGYEDPCLTDGKQSWYPFADGESPAPTDADGQPISADD, encoded by the coding sequence ATGGTACACAAGAAAGAGGACATCAAAGACGAGCTGTACGGTGACGCTGTCCGGGAGAAACTCGAGGAGTTTGCTGAGCGAGGGTGGACGTCTATTCCCGAAGACGAACGTGAAGAGTGGTTTTCCCGGTTCAAGTTCTGGGGCGTGTTTCACCACCGCGGTGGCCAGGAATCATATTTCATGCTGCGATTGACCAACTGCGGAGGGATACTGGAGCCGGGGCAACTACAAGCCATTGGTGAGGTTGCTCGCGACTACGGGCAAGGTCCAGCTGCAAACCCTGAATTCGGCAATGGATGGATCGACCTCACGACCCGGCAGTCGATCCAGCTGCACTGGATCAAGTTAGAAGACATCCCCGAGATATGGGACAAGTTGGAGGCAGTTGGTGTATCTTCCCGATCAGCGGGGGGAGACACGATGCGAAATATCTCCGGTTGTCCGGTCGCGGGGAAGGCTGACGAGTACATCGAATCTCGTCCCCTTCTCGACGCCATTCAAGAATCCATCCGCAACGATGACGAGCTCTGTAATATGCCTCGGAAGTTCAACATCTCCGTAACCGGCTGTCGGGAGGGATGTGCTCAAGACAGCATCAACGATATCGGTCTCGAACCCGCCCACAAATTCATTGGTGACGATGATACGAAAGGATTTAACGTCCGTGTTGGCGGCGGACTCGGTGGTCGTAACCCCCGTAAAGCACGCTCACTGGATCTGTTCATTCGGCCAGAACACGCTGTCGAGACAGTTCGAGCCTTCGTTGAGCTGTATCACGAGGAGGGAGACCGGCAAAACCGCTCGAAAAACCGAGCCCGCTTTTTCGTTGATGAGTGGGGCCCCGAGAAGATTCGCGACGCACTGGATGAGCGACTGGACTTCGATTTCGAGGCTGCAGGCACGGACTTCCGTGGCGAATACACGTACAATGCAGGTAGGTCCAGCGAACAGAGCGCTCACGATCACGTTGGCGTCTACGATCAGACGGATGGAAACAACTACGTTGGCCTCTCAGTCCCAGTCGGACGACTTCCGGCCAAGGGCGCAATCGAACTTGCCGGCCTCGCTGACGAATACGGCTCCGGCGAGATACGGCTGACTCGGCGGCAGAATCCGCTTATCATGGACGTTCCCGATGGGAAGCTGGACGCCCTGCTTGACGAGCCTCTCCTAGAAACGTATTCCCCGACACCGAATCCATTCACTCAGGGCGCGATGGCCTGCACCGGAACGGAGTTTTGCTCATTGGCGCTCACCGAAACCAAGGCGCGGATGGCTCGGCTGTTGCGGTGGCTTGGTGAGAACGTTGAGGTACCGGAGGATGTCGACCGCATCAAGCTCCACTTCTCGGGCTGTACGGCTGACTGTGGGCAGGCGATGACCGCCGACATCGGACTTCAGGGGATGCGTGCCCGAAAGGACGGTCAGATGGTAGAGGCGATGGATGTCGGGGTCGGCGGTGGTATCGGTAAGGATCCCAGCTTTATCGAGTGGGTCCGGCAACGCGTGCCCGCTGACGAGGTGCCAGGGATGCTCCGAAATCTCATCGAGGCGTTTGCAGCGCTCCGCACTGAAGGGCAGCCATTCCGCGAGTGGATCGACGCGACTGGGCACGAGACTATCGTCGAATTGGCCAAACCGGAGGAAGTAGAAGGATACGAGGATCCATGCCTGACCGATGGTAAGCAGTCGTGGTACCCGTTCGCCGATGGTGAAAGTCCCGCACCGACCGACGCCGACGGCCAGCCGATCTCGGCGGATGACTGA